Within the Candidatus Bathyarchaeota archaeon genome, the region ATTGGTAGGAAGCTACGGACATATATATGGATAAGTATAGCGCTATTTTGTACGGTAATTTCGATGTTACCTAAGCATGTCATACTTTTTATCATTTATGCATTCCTTAGTGGTCTATCGTTTGGATTTGGCCTACCTCCTTCTCTTGGTTTTTTTGCAGATTATACTACAACTCAAAGTCGTGGGCGTGCTAGTGCGGCTATATTTTTTGTAACAAATCTTATTTTAGTTCCTCTTGCGATAACTACCAAAGAAGTAGGTGAGATTCTTCTATCGATTATTTCATTCACCTTACTAAGTATAACTTCTATTTTATTCTCAAGGTTCGAACAAAGAGAACAAGTCATAGAAAGAAGGATTAGTATTGCATCTATTGTTTTAAGTAAACCTTTCCTATTTTACTTTATCTCTTCGTGTATCTTCTGCCTTATCGACGCACTAGAAACACCAATTTTAGAGAATTTCTTAAATAAATCATTTGGAAGAAATTTCAGGGACATTATATTATCAATTGAAACGATCATCACTGCATTTTCGGCAGTTGCCGCTGGTTTTCTTGTTGACTTTTATGGACGGAAAAAAATAATAATCTACGGTTTTGTAGCTTCTGGTATTGCTTATGCAACCGTTGGTACAGTTTCATTTCACGTAGCTTCATGGTACTTATATGCAGTTATCGACGGTATCGCTTTGGGCTTCTTTGCAGTAATACTTATTTTCACCGTCTGGGGAGATCTTTCTTCGCCTAGTACAAGCGAAAAATACTATGCTGTAGGAAGTTTGCCATTCTTCATAGTAGGTTTCCTTCTAAAGATCGTCGTTCCGTATGTAGAGGTTATTCCAGTAAATGCTGCTTTTTCTTTTGCTAGCTTTTTCTTATTCTTAGCTGTTTTGCCTTTAATGTACGCCCCAGAGACTCTGCCTGAAAAGGAAATTAGGCGTAGAGAGCTGAAAAAGTACGTTGAGAAAGCTAAGAAGCTTCGTGAAAAGTATGAGAAGGGTGAAGATTAGAGTTTTTCTATTTTTGCTGCTATTTCGTGTAGTATTTTTGTGAAGGGGTGTTCTGGTTTTTCTAGGCTGAATATGCTGTTTCCTCCTAGGCGTAGTACGTCGCAGAAGCATGGCAGTACGTCTATTACTGGCAGATTACTCATTTCCTCGTATTTTTTCCGTAGTTTTTCTCTTTCTTCTATAGAGGAGATCATTTCTATTGGTACTTTATTTACTACTATGCCTGTTTTCTTTTCGAATAGGTCGTAGAGTTCGTGGACCATGCGTTGGGTTCCTTCGATGTCTGATATGTCCATTGTTGTTACTACTATGACTGTGTCTGCGCTTACTATGGCGTTTATTGAAGAGTACTGTAGTCCTGGACTTGTGTCTAGGATTAGGTAGTCGAATTCGAGGTCATTTAAAAGTGTGTTTCTTAATGAGAGTAGGCGGCCTAGGGCTTTCATTTCCCATTTTCTGTCCTTAGCTGACATTTCCCTAATGGCCTCTGTTGAAGGATTGGCTAGCCCTAGATAAAGCGGCCCGTTAATTCTGTCCGAATAATCCATTATAACCCTTTTAATGTCGCATACACCATTTAGATAGTCGTTTAGCCAGTATTTCGCTTCGTTTACTCCAAAAATGGCGTGTAAGCTTGGAGCCCTAAAATCCATGTCGAAAAGGGAAACTTTTCGCTTTTCCGTTGCAAATATTGCCGCAAGATTTGTTGACATCAAAGTTTTTCCGGTTCCACCCTTATAAGAATGAACTGCAATTATCTTCTTCACTTCTTGTTTTCCTCCTTTTCCACGTAGAAGTAGGCTTTACGTCCAACTCTTTCCTTCTTAAGGTAGCCCATCAAAACCAGCTGATTTAAATAGGCGCTTTCCACAGCCCTCGCCCTTTTCGTTTGTTCGGCAACTTCATCGGCTGTAGCCCGCCCCAACTTACAAATTGTTATAGCCGTTTTCCTTAAATGATCAGGTAATGAAAGAAGAGTCATAACGTCAAGTGCATCTGGCAGCTGTTCCGGAATATTCCTTGGCTCCTGCTGCTTTTGAAGTTCAATTATAACCTCCATCTTTTCATTTAGCCTATCTAAGCTTTTCTTAATTTTTTCTAAAATTTGAATCTCGCTTTTTCGGAAGGTTCTCTCCTTAGTCTTCAAGTTTTTCTCTCCTGTTTTGTTTGAC harbors:
- a CDS encoding MFS transporter, which encodes MFTLLIWRQITLITMGAFTEEINPTYLEKTIGYMIYYISIAIFCLLSSILSRKIGRKLRTYIWISIALFCTVISMLPKHVILFIIYAFLSGLSFGFGLPPSLGFFADYTTTQSRGRASAAIFFVTNLILVPLAITTKEVGEILLSIISFTLLSITSILFSRFEQREQVIERRISIASIVLSKPFLFYFISSCIFCLIDALETPILENFLNKSFGRNFRDIILSIETIITAFSAVAAGFLVDFYGRKKIIIYGFVASGIAYATVGTVSFHVASWYLYAVIDGIALGFFAVILIFTVWGDLSSPSTSEKYYAVGSLPFFIVGFLLKIVVPYVEVIPVNAAFSFASFFLFLAVLPLMYAPETLPEKEIRRRELKKYVEKAKKLREKYEKGED
- a CDS encoding MinD/ParA family protein — protein: MKKIIAVHSYKGGTGKTLMSTNLAAIFATEKRKVSLFDMDFRAPSLHAIFGVNEAKYWLNDYLNGVCDIKRVIMDYSDRINGPLYLGLANPSTEAIREMSAKDRKWEMKALGRLLSLRNTLLNDLEFDYLILDTSPGLQYSSINAIVSADTVIVVTTMDISDIEGTQRMVHELYDLFEKKTGIVVNKVPIEMISSIEEREKLRKKYEEMSNLPVIDVLPCFCDVLRLGGNSIFSLEKPEHPFTKILHEIAAKIEKL
- a CDS encoding transcriptional regulator, encoding MEVIIELQKQQEPRNIPEQLPDALDVMTLLSLPDHLRKTAITICKLGRATADEVAEQTKRARAVESAYLNQLVLMGYLKKERVGRKAYFYVEKEENKK